DNA from Actinomycetota bacterium:
TGATGTAACCAATTGCGGGAATAGCCCCCCAAGGACTGCTGTTTATGCCTATGTTCTAGGGGACCAATACGCCTGAGGAGGACCCTTGTCGATTCCCATCGTCGATTATTTGGTGCTGGAGCCAAAGCCACATCTCGTTGCGCAGGAGTGCACAGCGTGCAAGGCCAAGGTTTTCGGACGCCACAACGCTTGCCCAGCCTGCTTCAATGAGAGCTTCGCTGAGTACGAAGTACCTACCACCGGAATCCTCAAGACTTTCACGATCGTTCAGTTCGCCGCCAAAGGCATCCAGGTTCCGTATACGACGGGGATTGTCAACTGCGGCGGAATGGATGTCGCCACGAACATCACAGGAGTCGAAGCCCTGCCTGAGAACATCACGCGCGGCATGGAAGTTCAACTCACCACATTTCCACTTGGCACAGACGCCGGCGGCGTTGAGGCCATCGGTTTCGGCTTCGAGCCGGTTTAAGGACGAGAGGTACTCAACATGAGCGAAAACGTATGGATTCTTGGCATTCACATGACGCCGTTCGGCAAGCATCCCGACAAGGACGTCCTCGATCTGGCCTCAGAAGCAGCATTGGCAGCCATGAAGGACGCCAATGTCACCATGAAG
Protein-coding regions in this window:
- a CDS encoding OB-fold domain-containing protein, which encodes MSIPIVDYLVLEPKPHLVAQECTACKAKVFGRHNACPACFNESFAEYEVPTTGILKTFTIVQFAAKGIQVPYTTGIVNCGGMDVATNITGVEALPENITRGMEVQLTTFPLGTDAGGVEAIGFGFEPV